The Kineothrix sp. IPX-CK genomic interval TGATGACTTCAACGAACCTATTACGGATACGGCGAGGAGTATTCTGGACGGACATATCATGCTCAGCAGAAAGCTGGCACATAGGAATCATTATCCTGCAATCGATGTTTTACAGAGCATATCCCGTTGTATGAGCCAGATTGCAGACCGTGAGCATAAGCAGACGGCGGGCAAGCTGAAGAACGTCCTTGCTACGTACAATGAAGCGGAGGATTTGATTAATATAGGCGCTTATAAGAGTGGCAGCAATGCCAACATTGATTATGCTATTCAAAAAATCGATGCCGTGAATTCGTTTTTGACGCAGGCGGTGGAGGAAAAATACAGTTTCGAAGAATCCGTGAGAAATATGGAAGATTTATTTAAAGATTAGAGGGTCTTATGCCGAAATTTATATATAGGATGCAGAGCATTCTGAGTCTGAAATATAAGATGGAAGAGCAGGTGAAAATGGAATTTGCCGCTGCCAGAATGCGCTTGGATGAGGAGGAGGAGAAATTAAGACGCCTCTTTGAAAGAAAAGCGTACTATGAAGAAGAAGGCCGCAGACTTAGGGAACATAATTTGAACGTGCAGGATATCATGGATAATAAGAATGCAATTTTGCAGATGAACGATTATATAGAGAATCAAAAAATCGAAGTGCGTCGCGCAGAGGATGAACTGGAAAGGAAGAGGAAGAAGCTTCAGGAGATCATGCAGGAGCGCAAGGTGCAGGAGAAACTGCAGGAAAAGGCTTTTGAGGAATTCATAAAGGAAGAAAACTCTGCGGAAAGCAAGGAAGTAGATGAACTGACCAGTTATACATATGGACGGAGAAGAAGGTGAGAAAATGCCAAATACAGAGGTTATTACAGACATTGACCAGATAACAGATAAAAAGAAGCTGGCAGAAGAAAAAAAGCGGCTCAAGTCAGATCAAAAGGAGCAGAAAAAGGAAGCGAAAAGGCGGGCCAAGGAGCTTTATCTTCAGGAGGCACAGCTGGATGATGACAGTGGGGCCAGCGGCGTATCGGTTTTTCTGGTAACGGCGCTCATTGTAGTGGTGTGGATAGCTATTCTCTGCTTATTGGTGAAGCTGGATGTAGGTGGTTTCGGTTCTGGAGTGCTCGCACCTGTTTTGAAAGATGTACCGGTAATTAATAAGATTCTCCCGTCGACAGAAGGCGCTACTGATGTGACGATGGAAACGGGGGAGGACTACGGCGGCTATAAGAGCCTTGCGGAAGCAGTCAGATACATTAAGGAATTGGAGCTTGAACTGCAGAGCGCACAATCAGCACAATCCACGAGTTCAGAAGAGGTTGCAAATCTAAAGGCGGAAGTTGAAAGATTAAAGACCTTCGAGAACAATCAGGTGGAATTCCAGAGAATCAAGACGGAGTTCTATGAAGAAGTAGTATATGCGGAAAATGGGCCTGGAGCAGAGGAATATAAGAAATATTACGAGAGTATCGACCCTACTACGGCAGAATATCTATACAAGCAAGTGGTACAGCAGGTAGAGGAAAGTGACGATGTGAAGGAATATGCGCAGGCGTATTCGGAGATGAAGCCGAAGGAGGCCGCGGCCATTTTTGAGTCTATGACCGACAATCTCGGTCTGGCATCGAGAATCCTTTCCGTGATGAGTGCAGAGGACAGAGGAAAAATCTTAGGAGCGATGGATTCCGCTACTGCAGCGCGCATTACCAAGATTATGGACCCTGAGTCTTAATGATGATATATAAGGTGGGAAACCGCATTTATATATAAATGTACATAAAAATTTAATAAGAAAGGAGGTAGAACGCGATGAGTACACCGGTAAAAGGTATCAATCCGTTGATGAATTACGTATCCACGAAGCAGACGGGAAGTATACCTGGCAATCTGGCAGGAAGTTTTTCAGATACTTTCAACAAAGCGTCGGGTCAGACGGACATACAGGATACGTCTCTTTCTAACGACAATACGGTGAAGAGCTCTCAGGTAAAGGTGAGTCGTACCGATAAGAGAGGTTTGGACACCAAAGACAGCAGTGCTGAAACAAAGGTGGAGAATGTACAAGGCACTAGCGTGGACAAGACCACAGCGGATACGGTGCGCAAGGCGGGAGAGGAATTAGCCAAGGAAGTTTCTCAGGAACTGGGCATCTCGGTGGAGGAAGTTGAAGCCGCTATGGAGACCCTAGGGCTTACCATGGCAGATTTGCTGAATCCTGATAACATGACACAGCTGGTTCTGACGCTTAAAGGCGCAGACATGCTGACGGTAATGACGGACGAAGGGCTTTATAATTCTCTCAAGAATCTTTTGGGAAAAGTGAATGAAACGCTGAACGTCTTGCAGGAGCAGACTGGCCTGACGCAGGAGGAAATCACAGCAATTCTAGAGCAGGCGGCTTCTAAAGAAATGCAACCTGAAGCGGATGATCACGTAAAAGCTATGAGTGCAGAAGCCACTAAAGCGGTGCCCGAAGAGCAGAAGGATTATACCGTAACTGTAGAGCACGACGGTGAAGCGGTGGAAATCAATGTAAAAGCAGATGGGAGCGTCAAGGAAGAAAGCCCTGAATTGGTTTCTGAGAAGGTGGAGGCACCTGAGGAAGAGACAGCGGATAGTCCTAAGAATGGTTCTTCACAGAGAGATTCTTCATCCCACGGAAGTAATATTTATGATAATGTATTGTTGGAAAGCTTGTTGAACCGAAATAATACTACGTCCGCTTCAGATGCGGTATTCGAAAGCACCATGGCGGGCCAGACGGCAAATACACAGGACATCATGAATCAAATCATGGATTACATGAAGGTTCAAATAAAGACGGATATGACGCAGATGGAAATACAACTTCACCCTGCAAGTCTTGGTACGGTCAACATCAACATTACAGCCAAGGACGGCGTGATTACAGCACAGTTCTTAACGCAGAACGAATCGGTGAAAGCGGCAATCGAAAGCCAGATAGTGCAGCTTCGAAATAACTTCGAAGAACAGGGTCTGAAAGTGGAAGCGGTAGAAGTCACCGTAGAAAGTCACCAGTTTGAAAGAAATCTAAATGGCGATGGAAGCGGGCAGGAGCAAGCGCAGCAGGGAAAGAAGAAGGGCATTAGGAAGATCAATCTGAATGAATTGAATCCAGAAAGTGAAGTGGAACTGAACGAAGAAGAACAAATTGCTGTAGCGATGATGACAGCGGATGGCAGTACAGTAGATTTCACGGCTTAACCTCATGTATTAAGAATTTTATGTAGTATTATTTTTTAGACTAATATGAAATGTAAGAAAAACACTTACGGAAAGGAGAATGTATGTCAGTAACAGCAAAAATAGAAGACGGAAAAGTAGTAGAAAGCACATCGGCGTCTTCCCTGGCAAATAGTACATCAAAAGATAAATCAACTCTTGATAAGGATGCATTTTTGGGTCTGCTTGTAGCACAGATGAAATATCAGGATCCGCTTGAGCCTACCTCGAATACGGAATTTGTTGCGCAGTACGCACAGTTTTCATCCTTGGAACAGATGCAAAATATGAGTGCTACATTGGAACTGTCCAGAGCCTCTACGCTTGTAGGACAAGTAGTTAGTGTCAATACGACGAACAGCAGTGGTCAGACAACGCAGATTCAAGGCAAGGTGGATTACGTAGTTTATGAAAATAGCAAAGCTTATGTATCCATAGGAGGTGCTCTTTATTCGCTGGACGATGTATATGGAGTTGCCGATCAGGAATATTTGGATGCTTATGATTTAGCAGTGAGTTTTGCGGTTGAAATGGCCAAGCTGCCTTCATCCAAAGAAAAACTGACTCTGGACAACAAGGAAAAGATTGACGAGCTGAATGAAACCTACAACGGAATGACGGCTTACCAGAAGACCTTTATTGCATCTGATTATGTAACCAAGCTGAAGGAGTATACTGAACGCATTGAGGAACTGGTCAAGGATCAGGAAGAAAATAATGCCGGATTAGACGACGATAGTGATGATTAGAGCTTTGAAGCTAGTCGGGACGGTCTTAGATGCCAAGGATGGGAGAAGCTCAAGGAGGAGAAGATTATGAAGATTCAAAATAATCAATTCCTTTCCATAGAACAACTGCAGGCAAAATATTTTACGCAGGCAGAACAAAGCCGTAAAATCGCGGGAGAGAGCGGAGTCTCTTTTTCTGATTTACTTAATAAAACTGCAAAAGCGGCTGAGAGTGCAGGGGAAGTAAAATTTTCCAAACATGCGGTAAATCGTCTGGCGGAGCGAAACATAGAGCTTACGGATAACCAGAAGGAGAGGCTGCAGGTAGGAACGATGAAAGCAGGATTGAAAGGAATTCATGAGTCACTGGTGCTTGTCGACCAACTGGCCTTTATCGTAAATGTTCCCAATAATACGGTAGTGACGGCTATGAAACAGACGGAAACAGATGAAAATGTATTTACCAATATCGATGGCGCGGTAATTATGTGAGCCGGACCTTACAAGGGGGCTGCCGTTCCGGAATGACAGAAGGAACGAGGCGGCATCGTGCGGTATAAAAAGGAGGTCATTCATTATGATGAGATCATTGTATTCTGGTGTAGCGGGACTTAGAGCGCACCAGACAAAAATGGATGTTATCGGTAACAATATCGCTAACGTCAATACGACAGCTTATAAATCACAGTCTGTGACATTCAGAGATCTGATGTATCAGACGACACAGGCAGCGTCCGGAGCGAATGCGGAGACAGGTGTAGGCGGTACTAATGCCAAGCAGATCGGTCTCGGCGTAGTTACGGGAGCGATCAATACGGCTATTTCTCAGCAGGGATCTGCGCAGACGACGAACAATCCGTTTGATATTATGATAACGGGCGACGCTTTCTTCGTAGTGAGTAACGGCACGGAGAATTTCTTTACAAGAGACGGTTCTTTCTATGTGGACGGTGCAGGAAACCTCGCCATGACCAGCACCGGCTATAATGTTATGGGGTGGAAGGTGGATCCGACCACCGGAGAGCCGAAAGCGGATACGGTAACGGCACTTAAAATCATGGACGATACGAATATGACCTATCCTCCGGAAGCGACCAGCGAGGCGAGAGTGACGGGTATCATCGATAAAAATGATACGAAGGTAAACAGCACTTCCGGGAGGATCATGAACTTCGAATTCTATGATGATATGGGGTATAAGTATACGGCTAAATATAGTATTCACTCTACAACAACAGCCGGACAGTACTATATCGAGTTAGATGATATTCTGGATTCTAATGGCAGTAGTATAGGAGCTGATTTGGATGAGGTATCTTTCGGCGGAGCCTTGGATGTAGCCGTGTCGGAGGCGTATACTCTTGTGAACGGTTCAGCCACCGGATCCGGAGCATATACGATTACAAGCGGAACGAATACATTCAGTGGGAATGTGGGTACTCCGGTAACAGCAGTGCCTTTAGATGGAACGCCTGAGAGAGCGGCGCTGGAAGCTGCTTACAGCGATATTGATTTCGATGAGGTTACGTCATTTACAATTGATGGGAACGGTCAATTAACGGTAGATGCGGGAGCCGCGGCCGGTACGACAGCAACGGCAAGCAGCGGCACGTTTGAGGCGGCCTCGGTAGCAGTAACGAACGGAACCTTAACTATGACCTTTACACCGCCGGGAGGAGAACTCACTACATTTACTGACGAAGATAAAGCCAATTTTAAAACGCTTTATGGGTTGGATATCGATGCGGAGGGAGTAACGGCATTAACAGTAGCGGCGGATGGAACGCTGACTGTTAAGTCTAAGACGGTACAAAATGCAGCATATCTTACGTATAGTACATCGAATGGAAAATTCACATCTGTAGGTGGTAACAGTGCGGGGACTATAAGCATGAGTTTTGGATCGCTTGGCAATTTTTCTGCGATTAATATTGATTTTTCAACTACACAAAACGTAAATAATAACGGTTCCAGTACGGTGGCTATGACGAGCGGAGATTCCGACGGACTCGGTGCCGGACGAAAAACAGGCGAGATGATTGCTATTTCCATAAGCAAGGATGGTATTATTACCGCATCCTATGACAATGGGCAGAGTAAGTGCCTTGGACAGATCGCGACCGCAGTATTCGCGAATCCATCCGGTTTGGAGAAGCAGGGCGATAACCTGTATTCTGCTACTATGAACTCCGGCGCCTTCGATGGCACGGGCGTAGATATTACAGCTAACGGCGGCTATATGCAGACCGGCGTTCTCGAGATGAGTAACGTAGACTTGTCTCAGGAGTTTACGGAAATGATTACGACGCAGAGAGGTTTTCAGGCAAACAGTCGAATAATTACAGTTTCCGACACAATGTTAGAAGAATTGACAAACCTTAAACGTTAGTAATATAATGTAAAGGAACACAGCATAATGGGGAACTTGGAACCAGGTTCCCCGTCATCTTGTAGGGCTGCGGGCTGGAGGGGCCTTTAAGTCCAGGAGAGGAGAGGGTAAAAATGATAGAGGTAACAAAGATAAACGGAGCAAAAATATTGATTAATCCGGATTTGATCGAACTGGTGGAGGAGACACCAGATACAGTCGTTTCATTTACTACAGGCCGCAAAATAATTGTAAAAGAAAGTAGACAAGAGGTGAAAAATCTAGTAAAATCGTATAGAAAGGATATTTTTGCGGATTAACGCGGAAATAAGGTAACAACTTGTGGATATAGCATCGATATTGGGTCTTATTTTATGCGGCGTCGTGTTTATATTTGGTATTTTAACCAGCGGGGGAGTGTCAGCGCTTGGCAATTTCTTGGATGTGCCTTCTATTTTTATTACTTTCGGAGGTTCTTTGTGCTGTGTGTTGGCGTCATATTCACTGCAGAATTTTAAGGAAGGACTTATGAGCTTTCGCTTGGTACTGAAAACGCCTGATAATGATACATCTGTTACAATCAGGAAGATTATTGAGCTGTCCAATATAGCCCGCAAGGAAGGACTCCTCGCACTGGAGGAGAGAGCGGCAGATCTTGATGATGAGTTTTTGAAGAAGGGAATTCTCCTCATCGTAGATGGTACAGATCAGGAATTGGTTCGCGCCATAATGGATACGGAGCTTGCCAGCATAGAGGAAAGACATAAGACAAAGATAGGTTTTTGGGACGCGCTCGGAGCGATGGGACCTGCATGGGGTATGATCGGTACCCTTGTCGGTCTGGTGAATATGCTCAATAAGATGAGCGATCCGTCAGCAGTGGGTCCTGGTATGGCGACCGCACTTATTACGACTTTATACGGTTCGCTTTTGGCAAACTGGGTCTGCACTCCGGTTGCGAGTAAATTGAGAGAAAGCAATGCGGAAGAGGCTCGTTTGAAGGGAATCATGATTGAAGGACTTCTCTCCATTCAAGCGGGTGAGAACCCGCGGGTTATAGAAGAGAAATTGAAAGCATTCCTGTCTCCGAAGGACAGAGAAAGCTGGGACAGCGAAAACGGAGGTGAACCGGTTGGCTAGAAATAAGAAAGAGGAACCGCCCAAGGGTTCGCCGGCATGGATGGCGACTTTCGCCGATCTCATGAATCTGCTTCTATGTTTTTTTGTTCTGCTTTTTTCCATGTCTTCAGTGGATGCGCAGAAATTCAGTTTGATGGCAGAATCATT includes:
- the fliJ gene encoding flagellar export protein FliJ, which codes for MPKFIYRMQSILSLKYKMEEQVKMEFAAARMRLDEEEEKLRRLFERKAYYEEEGRRLREHNLNVQDIMDNKNAILQMNDYIENQKIEVRRAEDELERKRKKLQEIMQERKVQEKLQEKAFEEFIKEENSAESKEVDELTSYTYGRRRR
- a CDS encoding flagellar hook-length control protein FliK, translating into MSTPVKGINPLMNYVSTKQTGSIPGNLAGSFSDTFNKASGQTDIQDTSLSNDNTVKSSQVKVSRTDKRGLDTKDSSAETKVENVQGTSVDKTTADTVRKAGEELAKEVSQELGISVEEVEAAMETLGLTMADLLNPDNMTQLVLTLKGADMLTVMTDEGLYNSLKNLLGKVNETLNVLQEQTGLTQEEITAILEQAASKEMQPEADDHVKAMSAEATKAVPEEQKDYTVTVEHDGEAVEINVKADGSVKEESPELVSEKVEAPEEETADSPKNGSSQRDSSSHGSNIYDNVLLESLLNRNNTTSASDAVFESTMAGQTANTQDIMNQIMDYMKVQIKTDMTQMEIQLHPASLGTVNINITAKDGVITAQFLTQNESVKAAIESQIVQLRNNFEEQGLKVEAVEVTVESHQFERNLNGDGSGQEQAQQGKKKGIRKINLNELNPESEVELNEEEQIAVAMMTADGSTVDFTA
- a CDS encoding flagellar hook assembly protein FlgD, whose translation is MSVTAKIEDGKVVESTSASSLANSTSKDKSTLDKDAFLGLLVAQMKYQDPLEPTSNTEFVAQYAQFSSLEQMQNMSATLELSRASTLVGQVVSVNTTNSSGQTTQIQGKVDYVVYENSKAYVSIGGALYSLDDVYGVADQEYLDAYDLAVSFAVEMAKLPSSKEKLTLDNKEKIDELNETYNGMTAYQKTFIASDYVTKLKEYTERIEELVKDQEENNAGLDDDSDD
- a CDS encoding TIGR02530 family flagellar biosynthesis protein, with amino-acid sequence MKIQNNQFLSIEQLQAKYFTQAEQSRKIAGESGVSFSDLLNKTAKAAESAGEVKFSKHAVNRLAERNIELTDNQKERLQVGTMKAGLKGIHESLVLVDQLAFIVNVPNNTVVTAMKQTETDENVFTNIDGAVIM
- a CDS encoding flagellar hook-basal body complex protein, with the protein product MMRSLYSGVAGLRAHQTKMDVIGNNIANVNTTAYKSQSVTFRDLMYQTTQAASGANAETGVGGTNAKQIGLGVVTGAINTAISQQGSAQTTNNPFDIMITGDAFFVVSNGTENFFTRDGSFYVDGAGNLAMTSTGYNVMGWKVDPTTGEPKADTVTALKIMDDTNMTYPPEATSEARVTGIIDKNDTKVNSTSGRIMNFEFYDDMGYKYTAKYSIHSTTTAGQYYIELDDILDSNGSSIGADLDEVSFGGALDVAVSEAYTLVNGSATGSGAYTITSGTNTFSGNVGTPVTAVPLDGTPERAALEAAYSDIDFDEVTSFTIDGNGQLTVDAGAAAGTTATASSGTFEAASVAVTNGTLTMTFTPPGGELTTFTDEDKANFKTLYGLDIDAEGVTALTVAADGTLTVKSKTVQNAAYLTYSTSNGKFTSVGGNSAGTISMSFGSLGNFSAINIDFSTTQNVNNNGSSTVAMTSGDSDGLGAGRKTGEMIAISISKDGIITASYDNGQSKCLGQIATAVFANPSGLEKQGDNLYSATMNSGAFDGTGVDITANGGYMQTGVLEMSNVDLSQEFTEMITTQRGFQANSRIITVSDTMLEELTNLKR
- a CDS encoding flagellar FlbD family protein, translating into MIEVTKINGAKILINPDLIELVEETPDTVVSFTTGRKIIVKESRQEVKNLVKSYRKDIFAD
- a CDS encoding motility protein A — its product is MDIASILGLILCGVVFIFGILTSGGVSALGNFLDVPSIFITFGGSLCCVLASYSLQNFKEGLMSFRLVLKTPDNDTSVTIRKIIELSNIARKEGLLALEERAADLDDEFLKKGILLIVDGTDQELVRAIMDTELASIEERHKTKIGFWDALGAMGPAWGMIGTLVGLVNMLNKMSDPSAVGPGMATALITTLYGSLLANWVCTPVASKLRESNAEEARLKGIMIEGLLSIQAGENPRVIEEKLKAFLSPKDRESWDSENGGEPVG